The following proteins are co-located in the Microcystis wesenbergii NRERC-220 genome:
- a CDS encoding type II toxin-antitoxin system Phd/YefM family antitoxin — protein MLSKETTYSQARMNLASILDQVCDESQIIVIKRRNQKNVALIAEDELSSLLECVYLLRSPENAQRLFRSLAWTQTEDATPQTLAELKEELGIES, from the coding sequence ATGTTAAGCAAAGAAACCACTTACTCTCAGGCGAGAATGAATTTAGCCAGTATCTTAGATCAGGTGTGTGACGAATCGCAAATTATCGTCATTAAGCGTCGCAATCAGAAAAATGTCGCCTTAATTGCTGAAGATGAGCTTTCCAGTTTATTAGAGTGTGTTTATTTATTGCGATCGCCAGAAAATGCCCAACGCTTATTTCGCTCTTTAGCATGGACCCAGACAGAAGATGCAACTCCTCAAACATTAGCTGAATTGAAAGAGGAGTTAGGAATTGAGTCGTAA
- a CDS encoding UPF0175 family protein: MSIDISDEILSATRMTEAEMRQEIAVMLFQKEKLTLAQASRFAGMNRIAFQHLLASRQIPVHYDVEDFEQDIKNLREMGRL, translated from the coding sequence ATGAGTATTGATATCTCCGATGAAATTCTCAGTGCCACACGCATGACTGAAGCTGAGATGAGGCAGGAAATTGCGGTCATGCTCTTTCAAAAAGAGAAGCTCACCCTTGCTCAAGCGAGTCGATTTGCAGGAATGAATCGTATTGCTTTTCAACACCTACTTGCAAGTCGTCAAATTCCGGTACACTACGATGTCGAAGATTTTGAACAGGATATTAAGAACTTGCGGGAGATGGGAAGATTGTGA
- a CDS encoding PEP-CTERM sorting domain-containing protein → MTLAKLVKNSVGGGAILISLAVTGNAQAAILSYGGAGATQGFNPGTLNIGRQFTVTGSGITVIDLGVFDLGGNGLVDSHDVTLFKINSGAGAANANVSAINGGSVNIASGTGASLESSFRFKSLTNAIYLAPGDYSVIAYGLNKSRDAYGEGGQLPAGGNVSNIGFTPFEFVTASSPAYPSAGDTNTALSSASFRYNLGNTTSTSVPEPSSILSLLALGTLGAASTLKRKLKPSQSTEKETTKVG, encoded by the coding sequence ATGACATTGGCAAAACTTGTCAAAAACTCCGTGGGAGGGGGCGCAATACTTATCAGTCTGGCGGTAACTGGGAATGCACAGGCTGCTATATTGTCCTATGGCGGTGCTGGCGCAACTCAGGGCTTTAACCCTGGCACTCTCAACATTGGTCGCCAATTTACCGTCACCGGGTCGGGCATCACTGTCATAGACTTGGGCGTTTTCGACTTGGGCGGGAATGGCTTGGTAGACTCACATGATGTAACCCTGTTTAAAATCAACTCAGGTGCAGGGGCAGCGAACGCCAATGTCTCAGCCATCAATGGCGGTTCGGTCAATATCGCCAGCGGCACTGGTGCTTCACTAGAAAGTTCCTTTCGCTTTAAATCCCTTACCAACGCCATCTATTTAGCACCGGGCGATTACTCGGTAATTGCATACGGCCTGAATAAAAGTCGCGATGCCTATGGTGAAGGTGGGCAGCTTCCTGCGGGGGGCAACGTCAGCAATATTGGCTTTACTCCTTTTGAGTTTGTCACTGCCAGTAGCCCTGCTTATCCTAGCGCAGGCGATACTAATACCGCCTTGTCTAGCGCATCTTTTCGTTACAACTTAGGCAACACTACCTCTACCTCTGTTCCCGAACCCTCCTCCATCCTCAGCCTCCTCGCTCTCGGCACTCTCGGCGCAGCTTCAACCCTGAAGCGTAAACTAAAACCCTCCCAATCCACCGAAAAAGAAACCACAAAAGTAGGCTAA
- a CDS encoding DUF3368 domain-containing protein yields MIVVSDTSPINNLAAINQLHLLQQLYEIVFIPEAVYRELTEPDFPVAGSIEVQTLDWIQTRTVTNRTVIEALADELDKGEAEAIALALELGADQVLIDERRGRRIAARLNLRYTGILGILVEAKNRGLISEVKPLLDALIDQAGFWVAAPLYSSVLQIVDEEKNKPPQD; encoded by the coding sequence GTGATTGTTGTCAGTGATACATCCCCTATCAACAATCTTGCCGCCATTAATCAACTTCATCTGCTACAACAACTTTACGAAATAGTTTTTATTCCTGAAGCAGTTTATCGAGAATTAACTGAGCCTGATTTTCCGGTAGCAGGTTCAATAGAAGTCCAAACCTTAGATTGGATTCAAACTCGAACGGTAACTAACCGCACAGTGATTGAAGCTCTTGCAGATGAACTAGATAAGGGAGAAGCTGAGGCTATTGCTTTAGCACTTGAGTTGGGAGCAGATCAAGTTTTGATTGATGAGCGTCGTGGTCGTAGAATTGCTGCTAGACTTAATCTTCGATACACAGGAATTCTGGGCATTTTAGTTGAGGCGAAGAATCGAGGGTTAATCTCTGAGGTGAAACCCCTACTAGACGCTTTGATTGATCAAGCAGGATTTTGGGTGGCTGCACCTTTATACAGCAGTGTTTTACAGATTGTTGATGAAGAAAAAAATAAACCCCCTCAAGATTGA
- a CDS encoding Txe/YoeB family addiction module toxin: protein MSRKRENKPDKPKKNPIHGYLPVFSPDFKADLAWWYRNEPKKGDKILDLVADILDGDPFTGLGKPEPLKYIAADTWSRRIDLEHRLVYKVTGNKVYFLQARYHYQSG, encoded by the coding sequence TTGAGTCGTAAAAGAGAAAATAAGCCAGATAAACCTAAAAAAAATCCTATTCATGGTTATTTGCCCGTTTTTAGTCCTGATTTCAAAGCAGATCTAGCTTGGTGGTATCGGAACGAACCGAAAAAAGGCGATAAAATTTTAGACTTAGTGGCAGATATTTTGGATGGCGATCCGTTTACAGGATTGGGTAAACCCGAACCTCTTAAGTATATTGCTGCCGACACTTGGTCACGACGGATCGACTTAGAGCATCGTTTGGTTTATAAAGTCACAGGAAATAAGGTTTATTTTTTACAAGCTCGCTATCATTATCAATCAGGCTAA